From the Psychrobacillus sp. FSL K6-4046 genome, one window contains:
- a CDS encoding TIGR02678 family protein, whose product MDERFDEKAIQGLDYLLHHFWVLRKEEPVMYQLIRERQKVLQRYVNDKLGLQIHVRQHFIKLEKVPIHPESWMGIQDFQTPMDYMIFCYALAFIEEKSIEEQFLLSELCEEIRAISDELDELDWTLYQHRKSLIRVMKVLVDLHLIETIDGDVQHFDHHEEQEVLYEVTIYSRYFMRVHPEEFTAVENAQQLLSMEHTYTNEDERRKRVYRQLFTTPAMFRRDSQDQDFAYIRNYRNRISDDIEKHSDLKLHVFKNVAFLSVTEPKRYYELFPNTKSVTDIILQLSNYLHAHLEEYRPQENGNIVLTEGQLNGILEELREEFGEGWAKLYREKSIAGVRQDVVEEMVNWRMASLEEGFIELHALLGVLAGAYPSDYKKEEYA is encoded by the coding sequence ATGGACGAGCGTTTTGATGAGAAGGCGATACAAGGACTCGATTATTTATTGCATCATTTTTGGGTGCTGCGTAAAGAAGAGCCGGTGATGTATCAGCTGATTCGTGAGCGGCAAAAAGTGCTGCAGCGTTATGTGAATGACAAACTAGGATTACAGATACATGTGCGCCAGCATTTTATAAAACTTGAAAAGGTACCGATTCACCCGGAAAGCTGGATGGGGATTCAAGATTTTCAGACGCCGATGGATTATATGATTTTTTGCTATGCACTTGCATTTATCGAAGAGAAGAGTATCGAAGAGCAGTTTTTGCTGTCGGAGCTATGTGAGGAAATTCGTGCGATTAGCGACGAGCTGGATGAACTAGACTGGACGCTCTATCAGCATCGTAAGTCATTAATTCGGGTGATGAAGGTGCTTGTTGATCTGCATTTAATCGAAACGATAGATGGGGATGTGCAGCACTTTGATCATCATGAGGAACAGGAAGTACTGTATGAGGTGACGATTTATAGTCGCTATTTTATGCGGGTGCACCCAGAGGAGTTTACAGCGGTTGAAAATGCACAGCAGCTATTGTCCATGGAGCATACATATACAAATGAGGATGAGCGACGAAAGCGAGTATATCGTCAGCTATTTACAACGCCTGCGATGTTCAGAAGAGACAGTCAAGACCAGGATTTCGCCTATATTCGAAATTACCGCAACCGCATTAGTGACGACATTGAAAAGCATAGTGATTTAAAGCTACATGTGTTTAAAAATGTGGCCTTTTTATCGGTGACAGAGCCCAAAAGATACTATGAGCTATTTCCAAATACGAAGTCTGTAACGGATATTATTTTGCAGCTTTCTAACTATTTACATGCTCATTTAGAGGAGTATAGACCTCAGGAAAATGGCAATATTGTGTTGACGGAAGGCCAGTTAAATGGAATTTTAGAAGAACTTCGAGAAGAGTTTGGTGAAGGCTGGGCGAAGCTATATCGTGAAAAGTCTATTGCTGGGGTACGCCAGGATGTTGTAGAGGAAATGGTGAATTGGCGTATGGCTTCTCTGGAGGAAGGGTTTATTGAGCTTCATGCATTACTTGGTGTACTTGCAGGGGCATATCCATCAGATTATAAGAAGGAGGAATATGCATGA
- a CDS encoding TIGR02680 family protein yields MNKWQINRAGLLNFWYYDDETFEFEDGKLLLRGTNGSGKSVTMQSFIPVLLDGRKTPDRLDPFGSKARKMSDYLLGEEEITNREERTGYLFIEYKMKGTEQYVTTGIGMQARRKKDLKSWYFVITDNRRIGFDFDLAHRNKTEIIPYSHKELQNRIGVGGVVTDSQKEYAELVNKYIFGFETMEAYEDLVKLLIQLRAPKLSKDFKPTVIYEILESALPPLTDDELRHLSDTIESMDQTQQQLEQLTLEFEANQKILKRYKTYNEYILAERADRVVKAEQRLADVEAKKAEQTQHLNQATQMAQQLADEQITVKRDLEVAEKERISLSKHRVWDLQEKLKENEQSLERVVLNIEKQQKRKDAAESKRIHLLDNKRKKQEELEMKEAEQRAILQEMLTLATDTDFTAHALNVDSLARNSVQLDYWEREISGHREKLRQVEKLVTEHSHLQQQDKELERKSSEFSKEIDSKQKELDQAQHWFNEELHQLKTSIFAWMQEYEKLDYSTEEQQQISHILDQLYEKTTYREAMNILNSGLNTYRGELTAERKENEKAQQKIREDIWLLEERVEKLRAEELAEPGRMQGTIAFRQQLTEKEIPFVPFYAAVEYQAHVTDQQKARLEAVLSATGVLDSLISSEVFEVQEDSLLIPNAQLLGYTLADFLQPDVEVEGITPGLVDEILRSIPIDENDGAFSVDERGFYHLGIVKGHAPEQGPSKYIGRTSRKRYQQEQIAITMESISQLQNELLELQQHLADLKQSFEVTKEWEAAIPTDQTLHDIHTEMLGTSTLQRMLKEEWRKNDAKWNEVRQQLKVVRQKLHQAQDMLNIAQTKEAINEALQLMDEYLKEFNKLRRTLIEQMNAKTRVEELQHQLEELEDTLAEYQDELIESQNKQAKQEAEIESQKQQLQLEGADEIQQRIAQLQDVLRRLRERDDKIRTDLPRKESEMERLKVELERSTREVKFAQLLLQQWQRALQNELDLEFVPVDSHVAKDIFSQLKDRLQQLERSKLQESLSRVIQDEMNNLAEYHVSSYLKETEMLEELAELDDERLEAFIQLKGRRMIELEYRGQRVSPYTIEHALNNDLEESRHYLDEQDRELYEDIIVNSVGRILRQRIARAEQWVKQMDEIMAKRDNSSGLIFSVSWKPRTAEAEDELDTKELVQLLQRKSNFLSDTDLQKITKHFRSRIESAKETIGLRNEGNTLHQVLKEVLDYRKWFSFVLSYTRQNETKKELTNNAFYKFSGGEKAMAMYIPLFTAAYSRYKEADDMAPYIISLDEAFAGVDEQNIRDMFEVVEQLGFNYIMNSQVIWGDYDTVSSLAIAELVRPKNADFVTVLNYMWNGKERVLIE; encoded by the coding sequence ATGAACAAATGGCAAATAAACCGAGCAGGGCTGCTAAACTTTTGGTATTACGATGATGAAACATTTGAATTTGAAGATGGGAAGCTGCTTTTGCGCGGGACGAATGGCTCTGGTAAATCGGTGACGATGCAAAGCTTTATTCCGGTCCTGTTAGATGGACGAAAAACACCGGACCGCTTAGATCCATTTGGTTCAAAGGCCCGTAAGATGAGCGATTATTTGCTTGGGGAAGAGGAAATTACGAATCGCGAGGAGCGTACAGGCTATTTATTCATAGAATATAAAATGAAAGGTACAGAGCAGTACGTGACGACCGGGATTGGTATGCAGGCGCGTCGCAAAAAGGATTTGAAGTCGTGGTATTTCGTTATTACGGATAATCGCCGAATAGGCTTTGATTTTGACTTAGCGCATCGCAATAAAACAGAGATTATTCCGTATTCACACAAGGAATTGCAAAATCGGATTGGGGTCGGTGGGGTTGTAACTGATTCCCAAAAGGAATATGCAGAGCTTGTGAATAAATATATTTTCGGCTTTGAAACGATGGAGGCATATGAGGATTTAGTGAAGCTGCTTATTCAGTTGCGCGCTCCGAAGTTATCAAAGGATTTTAAGCCGACAGTTATTTATGAAATTTTAGAGTCAGCATTACCACCTTTAACGGATGATGAATTGCGCCATTTATCGGATACGATTGAGAGCATGGACCAGACGCAGCAGCAATTGGAGCAGCTGACACTAGAGTTCGAGGCGAATCAAAAGATTTTGAAGCGCTACAAAACATACAATGAGTATATTTTAGCAGAGCGGGCGGACCGTGTAGTAAAGGCAGAGCAGCGTTTAGCTGATGTGGAAGCGAAAAAAGCAGAGCAGACTCAGCATTTAAACCAAGCGACGCAAATGGCTCAGCAGCTGGCGGATGAGCAGATCACCGTAAAGCGAGATTTAGAAGTAGCTGAAAAGGAAAGAATCTCTCTTTCGAAGCATCGAGTATGGGATTTACAGGAGAAGCTAAAGGAAAACGAGCAGTCACTAGAAAGAGTTGTTTTAAATATCGAGAAACAGCAAAAGCGTAAGGATGCGGCTGAAAGTAAAAGAATTCATTTGTTAGATAATAAACGCAAGAAACAGGAAGAGCTAGAGATGAAGGAAGCAGAGCAGCGAGCAATCTTACAGGAAATGCTTACTTTAGCGACAGATACAGATTTTACAGCTCATGCTTTAAATGTAGATAGCTTGGCACGAAACTCTGTGCAATTGGACTATTGGGAGCGAGAAATCTCAGGACATAGGGAGAAGCTGCGCCAAGTGGAAAAGCTTGTGACAGAGCATAGTCACTTACAGCAACAAGATAAGGAGCTTGAGCGCAAATCCTCTGAATTTAGCAAAGAAATTGATAGTAAGCAAAAGGAGTTAGACCAGGCACAGCATTGGTTTAATGAAGAGTTACATCAGTTAAAAACATCTATTTTTGCATGGATGCAAGAGTACGAGAAATTGGATTATTCGACTGAGGAACAACAGCAAATCTCTCATATTTTAGATCAATTATATGAAAAGACTACTTACCGTGAGGCAATGAATATTTTAAATAGTGGTTTGAATACCTACCGCGGTGAATTAACGGCGGAAAGGAAAGAAAATGAAAAAGCTCAGCAGAAAATTCGCGAGGACATTTGGCTGCTGGAGGAACGGGTTGAAAAATTACGTGCTGAGGAGCTGGCTGAGCCAGGGCGTATGCAAGGGACCATTGCATTCAGACAGCAGCTTACTGAGAAGGAAATTCCGTTTGTACCGTTTTATGCGGCAGTGGAGTATCAGGCGCATGTGACAGACCAGCAAAAAGCGAGGCTGGAGGCGGTGCTTTCAGCGACAGGTGTTTTAGATAGTCTCATTTCTTCCGAGGTATTTGAGGTACAGGAGGATTCGCTTTTAATTCCCAATGCCCAGCTGTTAGGCTACACATTAGCAGATTTCCTTCAGCCGGATGTAGAGGTAGAAGGAATTACTCCTGGATTGGTGGATGAAATTTTACGCAGCATTCCGATTGATGAAAACGACGGTGCATTTTCAGTAGATGAGCGCGGCTTTTACCATCTAGGAATTGTGAAGGGGCATGCACCAGAGCAAGGACCTTCCAAGTACATCGGCCGAACGTCTCGTAAACGATATCAGCAGGAGCAAATTGCCATAACAATGGAGAGCATTTCGCAATTGCAAAATGAACTGCTAGAGCTGCAACAGCATTTGGCAGATTTAAAGCAATCTTTTGAAGTAACGAAGGAATGGGAAGCGGCAATTCCAACAGATCAAACGCTTCATGATATTCATACTGAAATGCTTGGGACGAGTACTCTACAACGTATGTTAAAAGAAGAGTGGAGGAAAAACGACGCCAAATGGAATGAAGTGCGCCAGCAATTAAAAGTAGTGCGTCAAAAGCTGCATCAAGCACAGGACATGCTAAACATAGCTCAAACAAAGGAAGCCATTAACGAAGCACTACAATTAATGGATGAGTACCTCAAAGAATTCAATAAATTGCGCCGGACATTAATTGAGCAAATGAATGCAAAAACAAGAGTGGAAGAATTACAGCATCAACTGGAGGAATTAGAGGATACATTAGCGGAATATCAAGATGAGCTAATTGAATCTCAAAACAAGCAGGCGAAGCAAGAGGCAGAAATCGAATCTCAAAAGCAACAGCTTCAGCTTGAAGGTGCGGATGAAATCCAGCAACGAATTGCGCAGTTGCAGGATGTATTAAGGCGTTTAAGAGAGCGAGATGACAAAATCCGCACTGATTTACCACGTAAGGAATCGGAAATGGAAAGACTGAAAGTAGAGCTTGAGCGCTCTACAAGAGAAGTGAAATTTGCACAGCTCCTGCTACAGCAGTGGCAGCGAGCATTGCAGAATGAGCTTGATTTAGAATTTGTTCCAGTAGATAGCCATGTGGCGAAGGATATTTTTAGCCAATTAAAAGATAGGCTTCAGCAGCTGGAGCGTTCCAAACTGCAGGAGAGTTTATCGAGAGTTATCCAGGATGAAATGAATAACTTAGCGGAATATCATGTTAGCAGCTATTTAAAGGAAACTGAAATGCTTGAAGAGCTTGCAGAGTTGGATGACGAACGATTAGAAGCGTTCATTCAATTGAAAGGTCGTCGTATGATCGAGTTAGAATATCGGGGGCAGCGTGTAAGCCCTTATACGATTGAACATGCGCTAAATAATGATTTAGAGGAGAGCCGTCATTATTTAGATGAACAGGACCGTGAGTTATATGAGGATATTATTGTTAACTCTGTTGGTCGTATTTTACGTCAGCGTATTGCCCGTGCAGAGCAGTGGGTCAAGCAGATGGATGAAATTATGGCCAAGCGGGATAATTCCTCTGGTTTAATTTTCTCTGTAAGCTGGAAGCCGCGTACAGCCGAGGCTGAGGATGAACTGGATACGAAGGAGCTTGTGCAGCTTCTTCAACGTAAAAGTAATTTTTTAAGTGATACCGATTTGCAAAAAATTACGAAGCATTTCCGCTCGCGTATTGAAAGCGCAAAGGAAACCATTGGCTTACGTAATGAGGGGAACACATTGCATCAAGTGCTAAAAGAAGTGCTGGATTATCGTAAGTGGTTCTCGTTCGTGCTGTCTTATACACGCCAAAACGAAACGAAAAAAGAGCTGACGAACAATGCGTTTTATAAGTTTAGTGGAGGTGAGAAGGCGATGGCGATGTATATCCCATTGTTTACAGCTGCTTATTCGCGATATAAGGAAGCGGATGACATGGCACCGTACATTATTTCTTTAGATGAAGCGTTTGCAGGTGTCGATGAGCAAAATATTCGAGATATGTTTGAGGTAGTGGAGCAGCTTGGCTTTAATTATATTATGAACTCACAGGTCATTTGGGGGGATTATGATACGGTATCGAGCTTGGCAATTGCAGAGCTTGTTCGACCAAAAAATGCCGATTTCGTAACCGTCTTAAATTATATGTGGAATGGTAAGGAACGTGTGTTAATTGAATAG